One stretch of Passer domesticus isolate bPasDom1 chromosome 2, bPasDom1.hap1, whole genome shotgun sequence DNA includes these proteins:
- the TSC22D1 gene encoding TSC22 domain family protein 1 isoform X1 translates to MAHPAMFPRRGSSSSSGSSCVTAPTAPGTGVGSAALSAEDYQPPLLVQPPPPSPAAASTAGPQPTPPHPQSLNLLSQSQLQPQPLAQTGAQMKKKSGFQITSVTPAQISASMSSNNSIAEDTESYDDLDESHTEDLSSSEILDVSLSRATDMGEPERSSSEETLNNFQEAETPGAVSPNQPHLPQQHAPLPHHPQQSVVINGSVHPHHVHHHHHLHHHHHGHHHPSHPGVGSAPISGGPPPSPSFRKLSTTGSSDNVISTAPVSAASSTGSPASAVSNIRTTSSPGNLGMSPAAGTGTLSNIGGGSSSVASNVLGTINLSNIMSTGNVNALSGASSNANVNILSGVGNGTSASSSVINNVTNPTAGMAVGSSQQQPASGTSRFRVVKLDSSSEPFKKGRWTCTEFYDKENTVAVSEGVAVNKAVETIKQNPLEVTSERESTSGSSVSSNVSTLSHYTESVGSGEMGAPTVVQQQAFQGVGPQQMDFSSAAPPAIPASSIPQSVSQSQLAQVQLHSQEVNYPQQKPGVQPPAQASLTTVTGVQPAPVNILGVSPSLGHQQPALQSMAQQQLPYSQPAQPVQTLPVVQQQLQYGQQQQQQPVPTQMAAGHVKPVNQNSVTGAMPDYIQHQQILQTPAPAMQPSSTGVGAGQPVPVAQAQGMQPTVQAHPAAAPAQPVAHAPAAIPGVAASGQMLNVGQQGSVAAVVQPPSAANQIPPPVMPSTAAPPSSQVVQPVQTGIMQQGLQAGATGLPQQMVIAQQNTLLPVQPQAQGVESVVQGMAGQQLPAVSPIPSASTVPAPSQAGSAVPPGIPSASVGLGQPQNIAQASAVQNGSLAQSVSQPPLISTSIGMPVAQSVPQQMPLSSTQFPAQSLAQSIVSQIEDGRRPTEPSLAGLPQAAGVESGGGASAASDGGSSNMPSSASLFPLKVLPLTTPLVDGEDESSSGASVVAIDNKIEQAMDLVKSHLMYAVREEVEVLKEQIKELIEKNSQLEQENTLLKTLASPEQLAQFQAQLQTGSPPSSSQSQGTAQQPAQPASQGSGPSA, encoded by the coding sequence ATGGCGCACCCGGCGATGTTTCCTAGAAGgggcagcagcagtagcagcggcagcagctgcgTTACTGCTCCCACTGCACCAGGTACCGGCGTTGGGAGCGCTGCCCTCTCCGCCGAGGATTATCAGCCGCCTTTGCTGGTCCAGCCGCCGCCtccatctcctgcagcagcttcaaCAGCGGGTCCACAGCCGACACCCCCTCATCCACAAAGCCTGAACCTCCTCTCTCAGtctcagctccagccccagccccttgcACAGACTGGAGctcaaatgaaaaagaaaagtggcTTTCAAATTACCAGTGTGACCCCTGCTCAAATATCAGCTAGTATGAGCTCTAATAACAGCATAGCCGAGGATACAGAAAGCTACGATGACCTGGATGAGTCTCACACCGAAGACCTGTCATCTTCAGAAATCTTGGATGTGTCTTTATCCAGAGCCACTGATATGGGAGAACCTGAGAGGAGTTCTTCTGAAGAGACTCTAAATAACTTCCAAGAGGCAGAGACTCCTGGGGCTGTCTCTCCAAACCAGCCTCATCTTCCTCAGCAGCATGCTCCTCTGCCTCATCACCCACAGCAGAGTGTTGTGATCAATGGAAGTGTTCATCCTCACCATGTTCATCATCACCACCATCTTCACCATCACCATCATGGACACCATCATCCATCGCATCCCGGCGTGGGTAGCGCCCCAATTTCTGGAGGACCACCGCCCAGTCCGTCGTTTAGAAAACTATCAACAACTGGAAGCTCTGACAATGTTATATCAACTGCACCAGTTTCTGCTGCATCATCCACTGGTTCCCCGGCATCTGCCGTGTCTAATATCCGCACTACAAGTAGTCCTGGCAATTTAGGTAtgagtcctgctgctggaacTGGTACCTTAAGTAATATTGGTGGTGGTAGTTCTAGTGTGGCAAGCAATGTGCTTGGTACTATAAATTTAAGCAACATCATGAGTACTGGTAATGTAAATGCTTTGTCTGGAGCTAGCAGCAATGCTAATGTGAATATCTTGAGTGGTGTTGGCAATGGTACGAGTGCTTCCTCTAGTGTCATTAACAATGTTACTAATCCAACTGCAGGAATGGCAGTGGGATcaagccagcagcagcctgcatcTGGCACGTCAAGGTTTAGGGTTGTAAAATTAGATTCTAGTTCTGAACCTTTCAAAAAAGGTAGATGGACATGTACTGAATTCTATGATAAAGAAAACACTGTTGCAGTTTCAGAGGGAGTAGCAGTAAACAAAGCAGTAGAGACGATAAAACAAAACCCGCTTGAAGTGACTTCTGAAAGGGAGAGCACCAGTGGGAGTTCTGTTAGCAGCAATGTAAGCACACTGAGTCACTATACAGAAAGTGTGGGAAGTGGAGAAATGGGAGCACCTACTGTGGTACAGCAGCAAGCATTTCAAGGTGTGGGTCCGCAGCAGATGGATTttagcagtgctgctcctccagcaatTCCAGCATCTAGTATACCACAGAGTGTTTCTCAATCACAGCTTGCACAAGTCCAGCTGCATTCTCAAGAAGTAAACTATCCACAGCAGAAGCCAGGGGTCCAACCTCCTGCACAGGCCAGTCTAACCACTGTTACTGGGGTTCAGCCAGCCCCGGTTAATATACTAGGTGTATCCCCGTCTCTGGGCCACCAGCAGCCTGCCCTTCAGAGTATGGCTCAACAGCAGCTGCCGTATTCGCAGCCGGCGCAGCCTGTGCAGACTTTGCCAGTGGTGCAGCAGCAGTTGCAGtatggacagcagcagcaacagcagccagTTCCTACGCAGATGGCCGCGGGTCACGTTAAGCCGGTGAACCAAAACTCTGTCACAGGGGCTATGCCAGACTACATTCAACATCAGCAGATCCTTCagactccagcccctgccatgcaGCCAAGTTCTACAGGAGTAGGAGCTGGGCAACCGGTTCCTGTTGCCCAGGCACAGGGCATGCAGCCTACAGTGCAAGCACatccagctgctgccccagctcagcctgTTGCACATGCTCCAGCAGCAATACCAGGTGTAGCTGCCAGTGGTCAAATGCTAAATGTTGGGCAGCAAGGAAGTGTAGCTGCTGTGGTGCAACCACCATCTGCTGCAAACCAAATTCCACCTCCAGTTATGCCATCGACGGCTGCTCCTCCATCTTCCCAAGTAGTGCAGCCTGTGCAGACAGGAATAATGCAGCAAGGATTACAGGCTGGCGCTACAGGCCTTCCTCAACAAATGgtcattgctcagcaaaacacCTTGTTACCTGTACAGCCACAGGCACAAGGAGTGGAATCTGTAGTCCAAGGGAtggctggccagcagctgcctgcagtaAGCCCTATACCCTCTGCTAGTACTGTTCCTGCACCAAGTCAAGCTGGTTCAGCTGTGCCTCCTGGCATACCTTCTGCTTCTGTAGGTTTGGGACAGCCACAGAACATAGCACAGGCTTCGGCTGTGCAGAATGGCAGTTTGGCTCAAAGCGTTAGTCAGCCTCCCTTGATATCAACAAGTATAGGTATGCCAGTGGCACAGAGTGTGCCACAGCAGATGCCATTAAGCTCTACCCAGTTCCCTGCACAATCACTAGCTCAGTCCATTGTAAGCCAAATCGAGGACGGCAGGCGCCCTACAGAACCTTCCTTGGCGGGTTTACCTCAAGCTGCCGGCGTCGAGAGCGGTGGTGGAGCATCGGCCGCTTCAGATGGCGGGAGCAGCAACATGCCGTCCTCTGCGTCCCTCTTCCCGCTGAAGGTGCTGCCCTTGACAACGCCTCTTGTAGATGGTGAGGATGAGAG